In Apilactobacillus bombintestini, one genomic interval encodes:
- a CDS encoding ATP-grasp domain-containing protein — translation MIDESIKKVLILGSGPSKIGSETELDAAAFQMMIALKKHNIRVMVMDNNPFSLTMSESQGNDVFIKEINVKNVLEIIKEVKPDAIIPIIGGLRAIHVTQELQNQGILSELNIRVLGISKESLNVLNNPDRMKSTLNHVNEPSVPSKIIKTESEAFEVVREIGFPVIVKQINQRNREGTERYICNNAEDLSDCLENNFLQDDGVCVIEKSIVGYKQVEMVGVRDQTNTKILISGLENIDAVGVHSGDSMVITPVQTLNDIEYQKLRTATFKIMDALNVVGVCHIQFALDTTSENNYYVTKITPLIGGSSALAARSTGYPIVYVCTNLLLGNSFSEIKLNHKYHHLTPIIEPTLDHIVVKMPVWPFDNIPEADQHLNTKMKSVGSTIGVGRTVEEALLKALRSSQFSPRDVLPSMHEISSDELISQLIHPKSNRLLVLIEALRRGYEIDELEELSKINKFYFYKLKALLEVEELIINHPMELHTIETAHNYGFGDSMMAETWNQPIEKVRKLFHDQNEYPTYKAIEPSAGEFDQGIKSFYSSYEKENESTKESDKTALVIGRGGNKLGPNTAADFYTAEMLIQLHKIGYRTIVMNNNPNALSLSPQISDKQYIEPIQLGAILNIIELEKPVRVFIPGNRHFLLKQLKKYTNLNVQVLPPDQETGVILPKDVTYALNFFVTKTDSYFIGTEKLISNNKSNLDYVTTYEAPYILDKESLENNIKLSQSHIKKSNWIGLVQILFNKKKNGQSEYVGIRPLRLTETVFISQATGINWIKELVKFYTNKLDINKLIDSINYAPTTQTTMQATFPFKQLNVDIDHANSSQEVGAKVKFKPIKIE, via the coding sequence ATGATAGATGAAAGTATTAAGAAGGTACTAATTCTGGGTAGTGGACCGTCTAAAATTGGTAGCGAAACCGAATTAGATGCTGCAGCATTCCAGATGATGATTGCTTTAAAGAAACATAATATTAGAGTAATGGTTATGGATAACAATCCATTTTCCTTAACTATGTCTGAATCACAAGGCAATGATGTTTTTATTAAAGAAATCAATGTAAAGAACGTACTAGAAATTATCAAAGAAGTTAAACCAGATGCTATTATTCCAATTATTGGTGGTTTGAGAGCTATTCATGTTACTCAAGAACTACAAAATCAGGGAATTTTATCGGAATTAAATATTCGTGTTTTAGGAATATCTAAGGAATCCTTAAATGTCTTGAATAATCCGGATCGTATGAAGAGTACTTTAAACCATGTTAATGAACCATCCGTACCTTCCAAAATTATCAAAACAGAATCTGAAGCTTTCGAAGTGGTTAGAGAAATTGGGTTCCCAGTTATTGTTAAACAAATTAATCAACGCAATCGTGAAGGTACCGAAAGATATATTTGTAATAATGCCGAAGACTTATCAGATTGTTTAGAAAACAACTTCTTACAAGATGATGGCGTATGCGTTATAGAAAAAAGTATCGTAGGTTACAAACAAGTTGAAATGGTGGGAGTAAGAGACCAAACTAACACCAAAATTTTAATTAGTGGATTGGAAAATATCGATGCTGTAGGGGTCCATTCAGGGGATTCTATGGTAATTACACCTGTCCAAACACTAAACGATATTGAATACCAAAAACTAAGAACTGCAACTTTTAAAATAATGGATGCTTTAAATGTGGTGGGAGTATGTCATATACAATTTGCTTTAGATACTACTAGCGAAAATAATTATTATGTTACTAAAATAACTCCACTTATTGGTGGAAGTTCTGCTTTAGCAGCACGTTCTACTGGTTATCCAATAGTTTATGTATGTACTAATTTATTATTAGGTAATTCATTCTCAGAAATTAAATTAAACCATAAGTATCACCACTTAACTCCTATTATTGAACCTACATTGGACCATATAGTAGTAAAAATGCCAGTATGGCCATTTGATAATATTCCAGAAGCAGATCAACATTTAAATACTAAAATGAAGTCTGTCGGCTCTACTATAGGTGTTGGTAGAACTGTGGAAGAAGCTTTATTAAAGGCATTAAGAAGTTCACAATTTTCACCTCGTGATGTTCTTCCAAGTATGCATGAGATTAGTTCTGATGAATTGATCAGTCAGTTGATTCATCCAAAATCCAATCGTCTTTTAGTGCTAATAGAAGCTCTTCGTAGAGGTTACGAAATTGATGAACTAGAAGAATTATCCAAAATTAATAAATTTTATTTCTATAAACTAAAAGCTTTACTAGAAGTAGAAGAATTAATTATTAATCATCCTATGGAACTACACACTATTGAAACTGCACATAATTATGGGTTTGGAGATAGTATGATGGCCGAAACCTGGAATCAACCTATTGAAAAGGTCCGTAAGTTATTCCATGACCAAAATGAATATCCTACTTATAAAGCAATTGAACCATCTGCCGGAGAATTTGATCAAGGCATTAAATCCTTCTATAGCAGTTATGAAAAAGAAAACGAATCCACGAAGGAATCCGATAAAACTGCGTTAGTAATTGGTAGAGGTGGTAATAAATTAGGGCCAAATACCGCAGCAGATTTTTATACTGCAGAAATGCTAATTCAATTGCATAAAATTGGATATAGAACCATTGTAATGAATAATAATCCTAACGCCTTATCATTAAGTCCACAAATTAGTGATAAGCAGTACATTGAACCTATTCAATTAGGTGCAATTTTAAACATTATTGAATTAGAAAAACCAGTAAGAGTATTTATACCTGGTAATCGTCATTTCTTATTGAAACAATTAAAGAAATACACTAATTTGAATGTACAAGTTTTACCACCTGATCAAGAAACTGGAGTAATTTTGCCTAAAGATGTTACTTATGCATTAAACTTTTTTGTTACTAAAACTGACAGTTACTTCATAGGTACTGAAAAGCTTATAAGCAATAATAAGAGCAATTTAGATTATGTTACTACCTATGAGGCTCCATACATTCTAGATAAAGAATCACTGGAAAATAACATTAAATTATCTCAATCTCATATTAAAAAGTCCAACTGGATTGGATTGGTACAAATACTATTTAATAAGAAGAAAAATGGCCAATCAGAATATGTAGGAATACGTCCATTAAGATTGACTGAAACTGTATTTATCAGTCAGGCTACTGGTATCAACTGGATAAAGGAATTAGTTAAATTCTACACTAACAAGCTTGATATCAATAAATTAATTGATTCGATCAATTATGCACCTACCACTCAAACTACTATGCAAGCTACATTCCCATTTAAGCAATTAAATGTCGATATAGACCATGCTAATAGTTCTCAAGAAGTGGGAGCAAAAGTTAAATTTAAGCCTATTAAAATTGAATAA
- the pyrR gene encoding bifunctional pyr operon transcriptional regulator/uracil phosphoribosyltransferase PyrR, with the protein MSKVVVDKMAMQRALTRITYEIIEKNKGVNNLVLVGIKTRGFYLAKRIANRLEKLENKNVPVVGIDVTKYRDDITHTQDEPDVVTDQNISLMNKNVILIDDVLYTGRTINAALSALTELGRPNNTRLAVLVDRGHRELPIRADFVGKNIPTSKQEDIRVQVNEIDEQDSVEIEEK; encoded by the coding sequence ATGTCCAAAGTAGTAGTTGACAAAATGGCAATGCAAAGAGCTTTAACTAGAATTACTTATGAAATTATTGAAAAAAATAAGGGTGTAAATAATCTAGTTTTAGTAGGAATTAAAACAAGGGGTTTCTACCTTGCTAAAAGAATTGCCAATCGTCTAGAAAAACTTGAAAACAAAAACGTTCCGGTAGTAGGAATCGATGTTACTAAATACCGTGATGACATAACTCATACTCAAGATGAACCTGATGTAGTAACTGACCAAAACATTTCACTTATGAATAAAAATGTCATTTTAATAGATGATGTTTTATATACTGGTAGAACCATTAATGCGGCATTATCAGCATTAACTGAATTAGGTCGTCCTAACAATACACGTTTAGCTGTATTAGTAGATCGTGGACACCGTGAATTACCTATTAGAGCTGACTTTGTGGGTAAGAATATTCCTACATCTAAACAAGAAGACATTCGAGTTCAAGTAAACGAAATTGACGAACAAGATTCTGTTGAAATTGAAGAAAAGTAA
- a CDS encoding glutathione peroxidase, producing the protein MSSIYDFKLTEMNGQTIDFSKLKNRVILIVNTASKCGLAGQMKDLQYLFEKYQNDGLVIIGVPSNQFHMELKSNEKTSEYCQLHYGVTFPMAQQAKVNGKDELPLFTYLKDASGKGRIKFNYTKFLINRYGEFVKRYSPLKNPRKFEQDIINELNH; encoded by the coding sequence ATGAGTAGTATATATGATTTTAAATTAACCGAAATGAATGGACAAACAATCGATTTTAGCAAGCTTAAAAACCGAGTAATTTTAATTGTTAATACCGCAAGTAAGTGTGGCTTAGCTGGTCAAATGAAAGATTTACAATACTTATTCGAAAAATACCAAAATGATGGTTTAGTGATCATTGGAGTGCCATCTAATCAATTCCATATGGAACTTAAATCTAATGAAAAAACTAGCGAATATTGCCAATTGCATTATGGAGTAACATTTCCAATGGCTCAACAAGCTAAAGTAAATGGTAAAGATGAATTACCATTATTTACTTATTTAAAAGATGCATCTGGTAAAGGAAGAATTAAATTTAATTACACAAAATTCTTAATTAATCGTTATGGTGAATTTGTAAAAAGATATTCTCCATTAAAGAATCCACGTAAATTTGAACAAGATATCATAAATGAATTAAATCATTAA
- a CDS encoding DegV family protein, whose protein sequence is MKIAIVTDSTSYLSKEEQEKYGIHIVHMPVMIDGKSYEEGVNISTDEFYEKLKNSQSFPSTSQPPMGQMINLYNSLAEDGYDAVISIHLASTISGFYNSLVALAPTIENIKVIPYNSKITVKLMGNLVIEAAKLAKKTDNVDEIISKLDEIRKTIDEVFVVDDLQNLVRGGRLSNASAFLGSLLKIKPLLTFDNDSNEIVAFEKVRSRKKALKRAESLFKDAVNNADYPLKAIIINANDPEAGHNWKESIQQMYPDMNIEESYFGPVIGTHLGNKALALGWMIDTEKED, encoded by the coding sequence ATGAAAATAGCAATCGTTACAGATAGTACTTCTTATTTATCAAAAGAAGAACAAGAAAAGTACGGAATTCATATTGTACATATGCCTGTCATGATTGACGGAAAAAGTTATGAAGAAGGCGTCAACATTTCTACAGATGAATTCTATGAAAAATTGAAGAATTCACAATCATTTCCTAGTACATCTCAACCACCAATGGGACAAATGATTAATTTATATAATTCATTGGCAGAAGATGGTTATGACGCTGTTATTAGTATTCATTTAGCAAGTACTATTTCAGGATTCTATAATTCATTGGTTGCATTAGCTCCAACTATCGAAAATATTAAAGTTATTCCATATAATTCTAAGATTACTGTTAAGTTAATGGGTAACTTAGTAATTGAAGCTGCTAAATTAGCTAAGAAAACTGATAATGTAGATGAAATCATTAGTAAATTAGATGAAATTAGAAAAACCATTGATGAAGTCTTTGTAGTAGATGATTTGCAAAACTTGGTACGTGGTGGAAGATTATCTAATGCATCAGCTTTTCTAGGAAGTTTATTAAAAATCAAACCTTTACTAACTTTTGATAATGACAGTAATGAAATTGTAGCTTTTGAAAAAGTTCGTTCCAGAAAGAAAGCTTTAAAACGAGCTGAATCATTATTCAAAGATGCAGTAAATAATGCTGATTATCCATTAAAGGCTATTATTATTAATGCTAATGATCCAGAAGCGGGACATAATTGGAAGGAAAGCATTCAACAAATGTATCCTGACATGAACATAGAAGAAAGTTATTTTGGTCCGGTTATTGGAACACATCTTGGTAACAAGGCTTTAGCACTTGGTTGGATGATTGATACAGAAAAAGAAGACTAG
- a CDS encoding folate family ECF transporter S component has translation MDVSKIFKWPKIKISDATTIAILMAMSYVLSRIGIHTPTMVFTFGFVATAVLGAMYGPLLAGLIAGITDLIITFTTGTMYIPGFTLSAILGAFIYGMFLYKNEKFSLVRVIISQLVIAVLVNTLLNTLWLTIFLHFDWKLIIASRIIKQIVGTPIQIVILIFILGNPVMQRLIHDKWK, from the coding sequence ATGGATGTATCAAAAATATTTAAATGGCCAAAAATCAAGATAAGTGATGCAACAACGATTGCTATCTTAATGGCTATGAGTTATGTATTAAGTAGGATAGGCATACATACACCTACGATGGTATTTACTTTTGGTTTTGTAGCAACAGCAGTACTTGGTGCCATGTATGGACCTTTACTTGCTGGATTAATTGCTGGTATAACTGATTTAATAATTACCTTTACTACTGGTACTATGTATATTCCAGGTTTTACGCTGTCTGCAATTTTGGGAGCGTTTATATATGGAATGTTCTTGTATAAAAATGAGAAATTTAGTTTGGTGAGAGTTATTATCTCGCAGCTAGTGATCGCAGTATTAGTTAATACTTTGCTAAATACATTGTGGTTAACAATATTTCTACACTTTGATTGGAAGCTGATTATAGCATCTAGAATAATTAAACAAATAGTTGGTACACCAATTCAAATTGTAATTTTGATTTTTATATTGGGAAATCCAGTTATGCAAAGATTGATTCATGATAAATGGAAATAA
- a CDS encoding ketopantoate reductase family protein: MKYGIIGAGAMGYRYGILLQENAGVQVDFIETWKPNIEKVREQGGVYVSRDHENKHLVPINIFYPEEYKGHPDVWIIFKKQMQLKEEMKRDSEAGIFHDDQYVFSAMNGMGHFEVIEKYFDKDKIVCGTAMIATVLNGPGDVDFMGPVNSEVMHLAPYNNKKPDETVKALFDDLKAAKLGPVVSNNWVNMCMTKVVFNAVVNTLCTMFEVQMGQFIQYPKAPEMARQLFNESFDACERAGIYMDETRDEQVQSVIDTCHTLKYHYPSMYQDFSKGRDTEVDYINGYIAKLGREHDYICRTHEFVVNQVHLVEQMRQFK; encoded by the coding sequence ATGAAATACGGAATTATTGGAGCTGGAGCAATGGGGTACAGATATGGTATCTTATTGCAAGAAAATGCAGGTGTACAAGTAGATTTTATCGAAACTTGGAAACCAAATATTGAAAAGGTTAGAGAGCAAGGTGGAGTTTACGTATCACGTGATCATGAAAACAAGCATTTAGTGCCAATTAATATCTTTTATCCGGAAGAATATAAAGGACATCCTGATGTTTGGATTATCTTTAAAAAGCAAATGCAACTTAAAGAAGAGATGAAACGCGATAGTGAAGCTGGAATTTTTCATGATGATCAATATGTCTTTTCTGCAATGAATGGAATGGGGCATTTTGAAGTGATTGAAAAATACTTCGACAAAGATAAAATCGTTTGTGGAACTGCAATGATTGCTACTGTTTTAAATGGACCTGGAGATGTAGATTTTATGGGTCCAGTGAATAGTGAAGTTATGCATTTAGCACCATACAATAATAAAAAGCCCGATGAAACAGTTAAAGCACTTTTCGATGATTTAAAAGCTGCTAAGTTGGGGCCTGTTGTATCAAATAATTGGGTTAATATGTGTATGACTAAGGTTGTCTTTAATGCTGTGGTTAATACATTATGTACAATGTTTGAAGTGCAAATGGGACAATTTATTCAATATCCAAAAGCCCCAGAAATGGCACGACAATTATTTAATGAATCATTTGACGCTTGTGAACGAGCTGGTATTTATATGGATGAAACTAGAGATGAACAAGTACAATCAGTAATTGATACTTGTCATACATTAAAATATCATTATCCTTCAATGTATCAAGATTTCTCTAAGGGTAGAGATACAGAAGTAGATTACATCAACGGATACATCGCAAAATTAGGTAGGGAACATGACTATATTTGTCGTACTCATGAATTTGTTGTAAATCAAGTCCATTTAGTTGAACAAATGAGACAATTTAAATAA
- a CDS encoding carbamoyl phosphate synthase small subunit has product MTTRYLILEDGTSYKGKSFGAESTTTGEIIVNSNMLGYQEVITNQIYHNQIIVFTQPSIGNTGINHKSFEAIVTNAKGVVVKEFSNISTNRLGNLNLDLFLKQHNIPGIYGIDTRELTRRLNRNKSMKASIVDVDDEHAFDQLHATVLTNQQVKQVSTKAPFPNTGDGYNIVLIDFGLKYGILRKLADLDCNVIVMPWDTTSQSIFDLDPDGVVLSTGPGSPRDLPESVLEMIRDVQKEIPMFSMGLGHELFALANGANVYKLPVEHHGSNHPIRQIITNQIIYASQSEGYAVDPKSIIHDQLLITYVDVVNGTVQGIRHRDYPAFSVQFSPDGGPGPQESADLFEEFLENVSSQRR; this is encoded by the coding sequence ATGACAACACGATATTTAATATTAGAAGATGGAACTTCATATAAAGGAAAAAGTTTTGGTGCTGAATCAACCACAACTGGTGAAATTATTGTAAATTCCAATATGTTAGGCTATCAAGAAGTCATAACAAATCAAATTTACCATAATCAAATTATTGTATTTACACAACCATCTATAGGTAATACTGGTATTAACCATAAAAGCTTTGAAGCTATTGTCACCAATGCCAAAGGGGTAGTAGTTAAAGAGTTTTCCAATATTTCTACTAATAGATTGGGTAATCTAAACTTAGATTTATTTTTGAAGCAACATAACATCCCAGGTATATATGGAATTGATACACGTGAATTAACTCGTCGCTTAAATCGTAATAAATCAATGAAAGCAAGTATCGTGGATGTAGATGATGAACATGCTTTTGATCAATTACATGCAACTGTACTAACTAACCAACAAGTAAAACAAGTTTCTACTAAAGCACCATTTCCAAATACTGGTGACGGATACAACATTGTTTTAATCGATTTCGGCTTAAAATATGGGATATTACGTAAGTTAGCTGACTTAGACTGTAATGTCATTGTTATGCCTTGGGATACTACTAGTCAGTCTATTTTTGACCTAGATCCTGATGGAGTTGTGTTATCTACAGGACCTGGTTCACCAAGAGATTTACCAGAATCAGTGTTAGAAATGATTCGCGACGTACAAAAAGAAATTCCTATGTTCTCTATGGGATTAGGCCACGAATTATTTGCTTTAGCTAACGGAGCTAATGTTTACAAACTACCAGTAGAACATCATGGTAGTAATCATCCAATTAGACAAATAATAACTAACCAAATCATTTATGCATCCCAAAGTGAAGGTTATGCGGTAGATCCTAAATCTATTATCCATGACCAATTATTAATTACCTATGTAGATGTAGTAAATGGAACTGTTCAAGGAATTCGTCACCGTGATTATCCGGCATTTTCTGTTCAATTTTCACCAGACGGTGGACCTGGACCACAAGAATCAGCGGATTTATTTGAAGAATTCTTAGAAAACGTTAGCTCGCAAAGGAGATAA
- a CDS encoding metal-dependent hydrolase — translation MALRKTHIATSEAILLGCAIAIHQPLPAIVTEAVGVWLGCQLPDIDQKQTRVNKRGGLFTRILTLWGHRTWSHSIWIPIMLLICALYLSSLSFSHGISVNGTYVMEYLYYSIVLGYFLHEVEDSFSIEGIRWFYPLGDTRIVRKKGLLKYKVGGTKEQIILIVATLLIITEIIWIGYLYI, via the coding sequence GCAATTTTACTAGGATGTGCAATCGCAATACATCAACCATTACCTGCTATTGTTACTGAAGCAGTAGGGGTATGGCTTGGATGCCAACTGCCAGACATTGATCAAAAACAAACTAGAGTAAACAAAAGAGGTGGCTTATTTACTAGAATCCTCACGTTGTGGGGACATCGTACTTGGTCACATAGTATTTGGATTCCAATTATGTTATTGATCTGTGCTTTATATTTATCTAGTTTATCTTTTTCACATGGTATCTCGGTTAATGGTACATATGTAATGGAATATTTATATTATTCTATAGTATTAGGATATTTCTTACATGAAGTAGAGGACTCTTTTTCGATAGAAGGAATCCGTTGGTTTTATCCATTAGGAGACACCAGAATTGTTAGAAAAAAAGGATTATTAAAATATAAAGTTGGCGGTACCAAAGAACAAATTATTTTGATAGTGGCCACACTTTTGATTATAACAGAAATTATATGGATTGGTTATTTGTACATATAA
- a CDS encoding NFACT RNA binding domain-containing protein, whose protein sequence is MSFDGSFTHAMVKELNALVSGGRVSRINQPYDNEMIITVRSNHENYPILVSANPNYARVQISRIPYVNPHTPTNFTMTLRKHLSGSVLKKVSQIDNDRVMVLHFTTRNEIGDLKEMMLVVEIMARHSNIILVDTQDDMRIVDAIKRIGSDKNRYRTILPGDTYITPPKQDMVNPFSSELNMDKINSLVKEFPNQEVLAAELRHRIQGLGKDTSLFLAQTLHKDDSTKNNFKDFFSYFDNPVPSLLENKSSSLFTVHPFDKEDYESQRFDTLGELLDTYYETKARKDRVREQGGTLIKVAKNELKKNKKKLKKLNKTLENTKHADEYRIKGEILTTYLYKIEKGMKSIELPNFYDNGNPIKISLSNQISPSENAQKYFKRYQKAKNAVIYVNEQLKNTHAEIDYFENILSQIEMAEPSDLDDIKTEFKNEGYLKHHNKRSNSNKNKRSKISKPEAFYTDDGVKILVGKNNLQNDKLTMRDADKRDTWLHTQKIHGSHVIIKDFDPDDKTIETAAMLAAYFSKARDSATVPVDYVKVKHVRKPNGAKPGLVIYDSQRTKFVTPSKEFVDNLRQNKSAS, encoded by the coding sequence ATGTCATTTGATGGCTCATTTACACATGCAATGGTAAAAGAGTTAAACGCATTAGTATCTGGCGGTAGAGTTTCTCGAATCAATCAACCATATGATAATGAAATGATAATAACAGTTCGTTCTAATCATGAAAACTACCCTATTTTAGTCTCTGCTAATCCTAATTATGCAAGAGTACAAATTAGTAGGATTCCTTATGTAAATCCACATACTCCAACTAATTTCACAATGACACTAAGAAAGCACTTAAGTGGATCAGTATTAAAAAAAGTATCTCAAATTGATAATGACCGTGTAATGGTTCTTCATTTCACTACTCGTAATGAAATTGGTGATTTGAAAGAAATGATGTTAGTCGTAGAAATTATGGCACGTCATAGTAACATTATTCTAGTTGATACTCAGGATGATATGCGCATTGTGGATGCCATTAAGAGAATCGGTTCCGATAAGAACCGTTACCGTACTATTTTACCTGGAGATACCTATATTACTCCACCTAAGCAAGATATGGTAAATCCATTTAGTTCTGAATTAAACATGGATAAAATTAATTCATTAGTTAAGGAATTTCCTAATCAAGAGGTATTGGCTGCTGAATTAAGACATAGAATTCAAGGATTAGGTAAAGATACTTCACTATTTTTAGCACAAACTCTTCATAAAGATGATAGTACTAAGAATAATTTCAAAGATTTCTTCAGTTACTTTGATAATCCAGTACCTTCTCTATTAGAAAACAAATCATCCTCTTTATTTACAGTTCATCCTTTTGATAAAGAAGATTATGAATCACAACGTTTTGATACCTTAGGAGAATTACTAGACACCTATTACGAAACTAAAGCTAGAAAAGATCGTGTTCGTGAACAAGGTGGCACTTTAATCAAAGTTGCTAAAAACGAATTAAAGAAAAATAAAAAGAAGCTTAAAAAGCTTAACAAAACTCTTGAAAATACCAAACACGCTGATGAATACCGTATCAAAGGTGAAATTCTTACTACTTATTTATACAAGATTGAAAAAGGAATGAAGAGCATAGAATTACCAAACTTCTATGATAACGGTAATCCAATTAAAATATCTCTTTCCAATCAAATATCACCTTCTGAAAACGCGCAAAAATACTTCAAGCGTTATCAAAAAGCTAAGAATGCTGTTATCTATGTAAATGAACAATTAAAGAATACTCATGCAGAAATTGATTATTTTGAAAATATCCTATCTCAAATTGAAATGGCTGAACCATCTGATTTAGATGATATTAAGACAGAATTCAAAAATGAAGGATATTTAAAGCATCATAACAAACGTTCTAACAGCAACAAAAATAAACGTAGTAAGATTAGTAAGCCAGAAGCATTTTACACTGATGATGGAGTGAAAATCTTAGTAGGAAAAAATAACCTACAAAATGATAAATTAACCATGAGAGATGCCGACAAACGAGACACTTGGTTGCATACTCAAAAGATTCATGGCTCTCATGTAATTATTAAAGATTTTGATCCGGACGATAAGACTATTGAAACAGCTGCAATGTTAGCTGCATACTTCTCTAAAGCTCGTGATTCGGCAACAGTTCCTGTAGATTACGTAAAAGTAAAACATGTAAGAAAACCTAATGGTGCTAAACCTGGTTTGGTAATTTATGATAGTCAAAGAACTAAATTTGTTACTCCAAGTAAAGAATTTGTTGATAATTTAAGACAAAATAAAAGTGCTTCCTAA